One window of the Cardinium endosymbiont of Culicoides punctatus genome contains the following:
- a CDS encoding PD-(D/E)XK nuclease family transposase: MKEIISFDYAIKYLLKDKGDYEIVEGFISALLGSQGYKPIKIKSLLESESNKESKLLKRSIADVIFEDEEGNNYIVEIDRSYTNLFLYKACFNTSRLIVDHLGANQDYLKIKKVFHINLLYFAFEGNKAPLHHGKVIFHKIDKEHPVDVHLMDQGMRTFDAYDVFPEYFIISIPLFDDVIKEELDEWLYVMKHSKVEEDFKSPYMQKVAERLNVLKMSHGEQEIYNTYMLASMKDRDYLVSAETKGKEEGEKIGLEKGEKLGIEKGKKLGLEKGKIEGEKLGLEKRRYATALKMLQLNMDIDTIADVTTLSKEEIISIVKEQNLSNQS, from the coding sequence ATGAAAGAAATTATAAGTTTTGATTATGCCATCAAATACCTGCTTAAGGATAAAGGTGACTATGAAATAGTCGAGGGGTTTATTTCTGCTTTACTCGGTTCCCAAGGGTATAAACCCATTAAAATCAAGTCCCTGCTTGAAAGTGAAAGCAATAAAGAAAGTAAACTTTTAAAACGAAGTATTGCAGATGTTATTTTCGAAGATGAAGAAGGTAACAATTATATAGTAGAGATCGATCGTTCCTATACCAATTTATTTCTGTATAAGGCTTGTTTTAATACTTCAAGACTTATTGTGGATCATCTTGGGGCAAATCAAGATTATTTAAAAATCAAAAAAGTATTTCATATCAATCTATTATATTTCGCTTTTGAAGGCAATAAAGCACCTTTACATCATGGCAAAGTAATATTTCATAAAATAGATAAGGAGCATCCAGTGGATGTCCACTTAATGGACCAAGGCATGCGCACCTTTGATGCCTATGACGTTTTTCCTGAGTATTTTATCATCTCTATACCCTTGTTTGATGATGTTATCAAAGAAGAACTGGATGAATGGCTCTATGTAATGAAGCATTCTAAAGTAGAAGAAGACTTTAAATCTCCTTACATGCAAAAAGTGGCAGAACGGCTCAATGTCTTAAAGATGTCTCATGGAGAGCAGGAAATTTATAACACTTATATGCTCGCTTCTATGAAGGATCGTGACTATTTAGTCTCTGCAGAAACAAAAGGCAAAGAAGAAGGAGAGAAGATTGGTTTGGAGAAAGGAGAAAAACTTGGAATAGAAAAAGGAAAGAAACTTGGTTTAGAGAAAGGGAAGATAGAAGGGGAGAAGCTTGGTTTAGAGAAAAGGCGTTATGCTACTGCCTTAAAGATGCTACAGTTAAACATGGATATAGATACTATAGCAGATGTTACTACGCTTTCTAAAGAAGAAATTATATCTATTGTTAAAGAACAAAACTTAAGTAATCAGTCCTAA